In Asterias rubens chromosome 17, eAstRub1.3, whole genome shotgun sequence, a genomic segment contains:
- the LOC117301553 gene encoding uncharacterized protein LOC117301553, which produces MGTVNPSETHPKSGRIISHNLHLLNDSYGDDQETGSVPSSKQDNSPLRKNGMLKTDQPAMEVNNNMGQYGEETPGGAQPNTDAGYPDQFRDSLEDGDNRPASNSSAGSRGMDDSPVENSKRSIKAEKQYQEDLRERVKQSFADLGLEPEGILKDGLEEESKRPQRKRKTKNSEGRSAPGSSGTEHGSQSDQDDDTEPDYDANKPDKYANEDGNPNDREQGLEDETTPRGYPEDSGLRHDEDRLADSNPNGGYPDQGNYEDDKTPRAYPDQEADESRLQEDYPEYGNEDNYSAAHEAPARYSEENEGYENNDAPPSHPENYPNEGRYDNNPENDGPYSSYQDQDNNGYGAQPDEERNPDEGSYPNEGSYPDTKQERYPEQDSYPEQGSYPGEDSNPIQDRYPEQNSYPEQGGYPDGDSYPKQDGYPEPDNYPEQGSYPEESGYEPNEKDPEDVPAPSYPSRYDNQESDEDQYDDRNPPQDRAHEDQSSGDEPRTGRYDQTPKDTGRYDQQTPKDSGRYDEIPRDSLDADHPGAQNDDAPTDSLEYDYEPKDEPYNPQEFHNNTEPEPQDSLDFGYSKPAPEPSQPKDQAPYDSLDEEEPPVVPNQIAPREAIEPVNELQRDSPNFPRPAVPSTQSNNVQHVQRGGSDSNNSSAKSNRDPNGSSAGSSVRSNKQSPEPRSLPPSGKRRPSSGSRGQHQNSRQSKPQGYSNRETRKSSANKTGSAESDRSRPNSRPQAGSSSQLGSQVSLSSNRSRLQGNRAKASPIPAHELSAKELLKRTRSKGPDGLTDRPKFEHSDSQLIKKNGEDVRVSYISDDSGDEGEHFLDEKGSPVDQFGKPLYKDLHGGKKKPEEPKFEFRIKPTPPKQKSPLELQSVNARRTSADAGSPKRIPIGGKITVAKPFPVDEPTIEKTEEAQTGGLDGALPPRQDSPEIIPQKTEVQPEGINESTLPPRLREASTQKQVQETPANSASNSRTPFGDVTLRSVGTGMSARPYGRGGSRLESGTTKDDSYKDLRFESEGAAAHGRENKASIEEAINKDLETGEKKSYQPRTSTRDTTRQVPSGVPLSGTYNKKDFEKKQEIPPASRGPSGASYTERGIQYTPQEAQRREPEPAAIPQYLENVPQDGYQIQQQYENQQQAYYPNDQSDYSQPGGFPNAPQQYHQEEFQGQPNWEAQQQQGAPWNTGHQPQQVQQPFYNKGQPPQQRGHNPQEGYYNQQGYDAPIGRPNIPQPDQGREYYGQQGPYPENYQSAPPHGRPAVPHSGYMSPSQGGGPPTNRFYPNQGTQPQAGYYPNQIQPVHNEPPPSNKQRPPPKPKPNFIDMNKANLARGPPRKRYSDIQKKVTPPIRANPKKPLPNISRENSLDDPWGEQSYNQGSAHTWSQENWTRQLVQQQQHLPLRRGHSDTNLYTQTQNYGPGPIPQGYQPAGAPLPNNIPYNDPGYSQDPRVNQPAYNQTFPPQMPRYQNGQVYSYSADHATHYARNNGHPQMSGPPRTRVAFADDPQNSFDSDVNPMVFANEGAGVPFQHGIQRTSPYAVLPDIPGQHNSDGTSELRKSDPDGYAARLLKQKQPPQYKQYTIKDYRNLKSDIKLGGLGPDPELVSEKQDKVNRQRDYAKTVMQQNKKQLQQTKRLWPNAPTVPREESPSKREVAKEYSKNIPKPRLPTPPEVLHERMYGASSRQHEQQQYEEAVHSERSISEMRNLAELRARHEKEKQEVEKLRRDPSKT; this is translated from the exons ATGGGAACCGTCAACCCTTCAGAAACCCACCCCAAATCTGGTCGCATCATCTCCCACAACCTCCATCTGCTTAATGACAGCTACGGCGATGACCAAGAAACAGGAAGTGTCCCCTCCTCCAAGCAGGACAACTCACCCCTTCGAAAAAATGGAATGCTCAAGACAGACCAACCAGCAATGGAGGTGAACAACAACATGGGACAATATGGTGAGGAGACACCAGGGGGTGCCCAGCCCAATACAGATGCTGGGTACCCTGATCAGTTTAGAGATTCTTTAGAAGATGGTGACAACCGTCCGGCGAGCAACTCATCTGCCGGCAGTCGCGGCATGGACGACTCGCCTGTTGAGAACTCAAAGAGGTCCATAAAAGCCGAGAAGCAGTATCAGGAAGATTTGAGGGAGAGGGTGAAGCAATCGTTCGCCGACCTCGGTCTGGAACCGGAGGGGATTCTTAAAGACGGTCTCGAAGAGGAAAGTAAACGGCCGCAAAGGAAgcggaaaacaaaaaactcagAGGGGCGATCTGCTCCCGGATCGAGTGGGACGGAACATGGGAGTCAATCAGATCAGGATGATGATACTGAGCCTGATTATGATGCAAATAAGCCtgataaatatgcaaatgaagatggCAATCCCAATGATCGGGAGCAGGGATTAGAAGATGAGACTACACCAAGGGGATACCCAGAGGACAGTGGGTTAAGACATGATGAGGATAGATTAGCGGATAGCAACCCAAATGGGGGTTATCCCGATCAAGGGAATTACGAAGATGACAAGACTCCCAGAGCGTACCCCGATCAGGAGGCTGATGAGAGCCGTCTGCAAGAGGATTACCCTGAATATGGAAATGAAGACAATTACAGTGCTGCTCATGAAGCACCAGCAAGGTACTCAGAAGAAAACGAGGGTTACGAGAACAATGACGCACCCCCTAGCCACCCTGAAAATTACCCAAACGAGGGCCGATATGATAACAATCCAGAGAACGATGGTCCGTACAGCTCATACCAAGATCAGGATAATAATGGGTATGGAGCTCAACCTGATGAAGAGAGGAACCCAGATGAGGGTAGTTACCCAAATGAGGGTAGTTATCCAGACACCAAACAGGAAAGGTACCCTGAACAAGACAGTTACCCAGAACAGGGTAGTTATCCAGGAGAAGATAGTAACCCCATACAGGATAGGTACCCAGAACAGAATAGCTACCCCGAACAGGGTGGTTACCCAGACGGAGATAGTTACCCCAAACAGGATGGGTACCCTGAACCAGATAATTACCCCGAACAGGGTAGTTACCCAGAAGAGTCTGGGTATGAACCCAATGAGAAGGATCCTGAAGATGTTCCCGCTCCAAGTTACCCCAGTAGGTATGATAATCAGGAATCTGATGAGGACCAGTATGATGATAGGAATCCGCCCCAAGACAGAGCTCATGAGGACCAGAGCTCTGGTGATGAACCAAGAACTGGGCGTTATGACCAAACACCTAAGGATACTGGGCGTTATGACCAACAAACACCCAAGGATAGTGGGCGTTATGACGAAATACCCAGGGATTCTCTTGATGCTGACCATCCAGGTGCTCAAAATGATGATGCGCCCACGGATTCTTTGGAGTATGACTACGAACCGAAGGACGAACCCTACAACCCTCAGGAGTTTCACAACAATACAGAACCAGAACCACAAGACTCCTTAGACTTTGGCTATTCAAAGCCGGCCCCTGAGCCATCCCAACCCAAGGATCAAGCACCCTATGATTCATTAGATGAAGAGGAACCACCTGTCGTGCCAAATCAAATTGCTCCCAGGGAAGCTATTGAACCTGTCAATGAACTCCAGAGAGATTCTCCAAATTTTCCGCGACCAGCTGTTCCAAGTACCCAGTCGAATAACGTCCAACATGTCCAAAGAGGAGGCTCTGACAGTAATAATTCATCTGCTAAATCTAACCGGGATCCCAATGGATCATCGGCAGGATCGAGCGTTAGAAGCAATAAACAATCTCCAGAACCGCGGAGCTTGCCTCCCAGTGGAAAGAGAAGACCCTCGTCGGGGTCAAGGGGTCAACACCAAAATTCAAGGCAATCAAAACCCCAGGGTTACTCAAACAGGGAGACAAGGAAGAGCTCAGCAAACAAAACGGGATCAGCTGAGTCTGACAGATCCAGGCCCAATTCTCGTCCGCAAGCAGGATCAAGTTCTCAACTGGGTAGTCAGGTCTCTCTGTCATCAAACCGAAGTAGACTTCAAGGCAACAGGGCAAAGGCTTCACCAATTCCTGCCCATGAGCTATCTGCAAAGGAGCTTCTGAAGAGGACGAGATCAAAAGGACCAGACGGCTTGACGGACAGACCCAAATTTGAGCATTCAGACTCTCAGCTTATCAAGAAAAATGGCGAAGATGTTCGCGTATCCTATATATCAGATGATAGTGGAGACGAAGGTGAGCATTTCCTGGATGAGAAGGGAAGTCCTGTCGACCAATTCGGCAAACCCCTCTACAAGGATCTCCACGGTGGTAAGAAAAAACCGGAAGAGCCAAAGTTTGAGTTCAGGATCAAACCAACACCACCTAAACAGAAGAGTCCTCTTGAGTTACAGTCTGTAAATGCCAGAAGAACGTCCGCTGATGCTGGAAGCCCTAAGAGAATACCAATTGGAGGTAAAATAACAGTAGCAAAACCTTTCCCAGTTGATGAGCCTACAATTGAAAAAACAGAAGAAGCTCAGACAGGGGGGTTGGATGGTGCACTTCCTCCAAGGCAAGACTCGCCAGAAATTATCCCACAGAAAACTGAGGTACAACCTGAAGGGATAAATGAGTCTACCCTGCCTCCTCGGTTACGTGAAGCATCAACACAGAAACAAGTCCAAGAGACACCAGCAAACAGTGCGTCCAATTCAAGAACACCTTTCGGAGATGTAACACTCCGTAGCGTCGGCACAGGTATGTCTGCAAGACCTTATGGGCGTGGAGGTAGCAGACTAGAATCTGGAACCACCAAAGACGACAGTTATAAAGATCTTAGGTTTGAAAGCGAGGGAGCCGCGGCTCATGGTAGAGAAAACAAAGCTTCCATTGAGGAGGCAATCAACAAAGATCTTGAAACTGGAGAGAAGAAAAGTTACCAACCTCGTACGTCTACCCGAGACACTACGAGACAAGTACCATCTGGAGTACCTTTAAGTGGCACTTACAATAAAAAGGACTTTGAAAAGAAACAGGAAATCCCACCTGCATCCAGGGGTCCCTCAGGCGCTAGTTACACAGAGAGGGGAATCCAGTATACACCACAGGAAGCCCAGCGGAGAGAACCTGAGCCTGCTGCAATCCCGCAGTATCTAGAAAATGTACCTCAGGATGGGTACCAGATCCAGCAGCAGTATGAGAACCAGCAACAAGCGTATTATCCCAATGATCAGAGTGACTACAGTCAGCCAGGAGGCTTCCCAAATGCACCCCAACAATACCATCAAGAAGAGTTTCAGGGGCAGCCAAACTGGGAGGCTCAGCAACAGCAAGGTGCCCCCTGGAACACTGGCCATCAACCACAACAAGTGCAGCAGCCTTTTTACAATAAAGGACAACCACCACAACAAAGAGGCCACAACCCCCAGGAGGGCTATTACAATCAGCAAGGTTATGATGCCCCAATTGGGAGACCAAATATACCCCAACCGGACCAGGGACGTGAGTACTATGGACAGCAGGGTCCTTATCCTGAAAACTACCAAAGTGCTCCTCCACATGGCAGGCCAGCTGTACCTCATTCGGGGTATATGAGCCCCTCTCAAGGTGGTGGCCCACCAACAAACAGGTTTTATCCCAATCAAGGGACACAGCCTCAAGCTGGGTACTACCCCAATCAAATACAGCCAGTGCACAATGAGCCTCCTCCCTCCAACAAGCAGCGTCCCCCGCCAAAGCCTAAACCAAACTTCATCGATATGAACAAGGCGAACCTAGCCCGAGGCCCACCCAGGAAAAGATACTCTGACATTCAGAAAAAGGTAACGCCGCCCATACGGGCCAACCCAAAGAAGCCCCTGCCGAACATCTCTCGGGAGAACTCTCTAGATGACCCATGGGGGGAGCAGTCCTATAACCAAGGGAGCGCCCACACTTGGTCGCAGGAGAACTGGACTCGCCAGCTTGTCCAACAGCAACAACATCTTCCTCTGAGGAGAGGTCACTCAGACACCAACCTCTACACCCAGACTCAGAACTACGGACCAGGTCCAATCCCGCAAGGATATCAACCAGCAGGGGCACCTCTTCCAAATAACATTCCCTACAACGACCCGGGTTACTCCCAAGACCCCAGAGTCAACCAACCAGCTTACAATCAGACCTTCCCGCCACAGATGCCTCGTTACCAAAACGGACAAGTGTACAGCTACTCTGCGGATCATGCCACCCACTACGCGCGGAATAACGGCCATCCACAGATGAGTGGTCCGCCTAGAACCAGGGTGGCCTTTGCTGATGATCCACAGAATAGTTTTGACTCTGACGTCAATCCGATGGTGTTTGCAAATGAAGGAGCGGGGGTGCCGTTTCAGCATGGGATACAGAGGACAAGTCCTTATGCTGTATTGCCGGATATACCTGGACAGCACAACAGTG ACGGCACCTCGGAATTACGTAAGAGTGATCCGGATGGATATGCGGCCCGTCTACTGAAGCAGAAGCAGCCTCCACAGTACAAACAGTATACCATCAAAGATTATCGCAACCTCAAGAGTGATATCAAACTAGGGGGTCTGGGACCAGACCCGGAGCTAGTGTCAGAAAAG CAAGATAAAGTGAACCGTCAGCGGGACTACGCCAAGACCGTGATgcaacaaaacaagaaacagcTTCAGCAGACGAAGAGATTATGGCCGAATGCTCCAACCGTCCCACGAGAAGAATCGCCTTCTAAACGAGAAGTT